GCCTTGGCGCTCAACGATTATGCGCGGGCCAACGACCCGTTCGCGGCAATCGGCCGCGAACAGGTTGCGGTCGATGTCACCAGCGTGATCCGAGCCTCGCCGCGCAGCTTCCGCGTGGCCTGGGTCGAGCGGCGCTACCGCGACGGCGCGCTCGCCGAAACCACTCGCTGGACCGCTATCCTCGGCGTTGCCGTCCAGCCTCCCAGAACGCCCGACGCGCTCACCAGCAATCCGCTCGGGATCTTCGTCACCTCGATCAACTGGTCAAAGGAGCTTGGCTGATGACGCACTTACTTCAATTCTCCCGTCCGGCGCTGCTCGCAGCCGGCGTTCTACTCCTTGCCGGATCGCCCGCGTCAGCGACGCCTGCGCCGCAGGCCCGGGCCGCATCGCGGGCGATCACCGCCTTCGACCTCGCCGATGCATCCCGCCTTGTTCAGGCCATTGCATATGCCAACACCCCCTCGCGGCAGGCCTCCCCCACTGCCGCGCGCCGCTCCCCTGCCTCTGACCCCGCCCCTGATCCTCAGAGCCATGTGGGAGCGGCGAACGAGGCCGCCAGGATCGAACCGGACAATGCCGGATTTGACAATGCCATCCAGCGCTATGCCTATCGCGAAGGTGCGTTGTTCCAGGTCTACGCCAAACCCGGGCAGGTGACCGACATCGCCTTGCAGGAGGGCGAAACGCTGGTCGGCCCCGGGCCGGTCGCTGCAGGTGATACCGTGCGCTGGATGATCGGCGACACGCTGAGCGGCTCGGGAGCGACGCAGCGGGTGCATATCCTTATCAAACCGACGCGGCCCGACATCGCCACCAATCTGGTCATCAATACCGACCGCCGCACCTATCATATCGAACTGCGCGCCAATCCGGACATCTATATGGCCTCGGTCAGCTGGTCCTATCCGGCAGACGAACTGATCGCGCTGCGCCTTGAAGAAGAGCGAGCGGCGCGAGCCACACCAGTCGCCGACGGGTTCACGCTTGAGGCGCTCAATTTCGATTACCGCATCTCGGGTGACAAGCCTGACTGGCGCCCGCTACGGGTCTTCGACGACGGACAGCGGACCCTGGTCGAGTTTCCACCCGATATCGCCCGGGGCGAAATGCCGCCATTTTTCGTGGTTGGCGCCGGTGGCGCAGCCGAGCTGGTCAATTACCGGGTCTCCGGGCGCTATCTCATCGTCGACCGCCTCTTCCACAAGGCCGAACTGCGCCTCGGTGCCGGTCGCAGACAGGTCCGAGTGAAGATTGAAAACCGCAAGAGGGGGCGGTCGTGAACGAGGAAAGCAAGACCGAGCCGCCACCCGATGCCGAAAGTATCGTTCAATTGCGCGGGGAAGGGCCGCGCGTGGTCAGGCTGTCGCGCAAGGCTATCGGCATTGCCAGCGCCGCGGGTCTGACCGTCCTTGGCGGTATATTGCTCTACGGCCTGCAGCCGCCCTCACAGGACAGCGGCGAAGAGCTGGTGAACACCGACGGGATCGCTGTGGCAGACGGGCTTGCCGCAGCCCCG
Above is a genomic segment from Erythrobacter sp. 3-20A1M containing:
- the trbG gene encoding P-type conjugative transfer protein TrbG, which produces MTHLLQFSRPALLAAGVLLLAGSPASATPAPQARAASRAITAFDLADASRLVQAIAYANTPSRQASPTAARRSPASDPAPDPQSHVGAANEAARIEPDNAGFDNAIQRYAYREGALFQVYAKPGQVTDIALQEGETLVGPGPVAAGDTVRWMIGDTLSGSGATQRVHILIKPTRPDIATNLVINTDRRTYHIELRANPDIYMASVSWSYPADELIALRLEEERAARATPVADGFTLEALNFDYRISGDKPDWRPLRVFDDGQRTLVEFPPDIARGEMPPFFVVGAGGAAELVNYRVSGRYLIVDRLFHKAELRLGAGRRQVRVKIENRKRGRS